One genomic window of Cannabis sativa cultivar Pink pepper isolate KNU-18-1 chromosome 2, ASM2916894v1, whole genome shotgun sequence includes the following:
- the LOC133034262 gene encoding uncharacterized protein LOC133034262: protein MIVQEVIHSMKKRRGKRGFMMIKIDMEKAYDKLNWEFIIAVLSQIGLSQPLTKWIRACILTKEIKLLINGSIEGRIKPERGLRQGDPLSPTLFITAAETLSRLIFQKEKSGEIRGFKMGRNDTAVTHLMFAEDIILFGQATLKEAKAFKECLSTYCLWSGQSINFQKSSIHFSRGFCRGKVRTISQYLGMKQMVSNAVYLGLPLFKANKRTEDYNQLIDKVLGRVKGWKSKLLSSAGRAYLIKSVGASLANYLASSDIIPASIANKIDKTLRDFWWGNTEEKRVMHTVAWERLCKPKIHGGLGFRTTKDTNTAFLMKWAWKILAEDNSLWAQIMHAKYLRNHDFLDIEAHPSDSIMWKAILNARQFIHKGICRKIGNGNSTSIWFHPWVPSGELQPQPLRDATEGITLVNNFIQNNEWRDDLIRLWFHQEDAKRILNITLPSYPAKDSWLWLPEANG from the coding sequence ATGATCGTGCAGGAAGTGATTCATTCTATGAAGAAGAGAAGAGGAAAGAGGGGTTTCATGATGATCAAGATTGATATGGAAAAGGCATATGATAAACTTAACTGGGAGTTTATCATTGCGGTTCTAAGTCAAATAGGATTGTCCCAGCCACTAACTAAATGGATAAGGGCCTGCATTTTGACTAAGGAAATTAAGTTGCTTATTAATGGCTCAATAGAAGGGAGAATCAAACCAGAGCGGGGATTAAGGCAAGGCGATCCTTTGTCTCCTACGCTGTTTATTACAGCAGCTGAGACTCTGTCAAGACTCATCTTCCAAAAGGAAAAGTCTGGTGAGATTAGAGGGTTCAAGATGGGAAGAAATGACACTGCAGTGACCCATTTAATGTTTGCAGAGGATATCATATTATTTGGGCAAGCCACTCTAAAGGAGGCAAAAGCTTTCAAGGAATGCCTTTCTACATATTGCCTCTGGTCGGGTCAATCCATAAACTTTCAGAAGTCTTCAATCCACTTCTCAAGAGGATTTTGCCGTGGGAAAGTTAGAACGATATCTCAGTATCTTGGTATGAAACAAATGGTGTCCAATGCAGTCTATCTTGGCCTTCCTTTATTCAAAGCGAATAAAAGAACAGAAGATTATAATCAACTCATCGATAAAGTTTTGGGTCGAGTAAAAGGTTGGAAATCAAAACTTTTATCAAGCGCAGGGAGAGCCTACTTAATCAAATCAGTTGGTGCTTCGTTGGCAAACTACTTAGCTTCCTCTGACATAATCCCGGCCTCCATTGCTAACAAAATAGACAAAACATTAAGGGATTTCTGGTGGGGCAATACGGAGGAAAAGCGAGTTATGCATACAGTCGCATGGGAAAGACTTTGCAAACCGAAGATTCATGGAGGTCTGGGTTTCAGGACAACAAAAGACACAAACACGGCATTCTTAATGAAATGGGCTTGGAAAATTCTAGCCGAGGACAATAGTTTATGGGCTCAGATTATGCATGCCAAGTACTTGAGGAATCACGATTTCCTTGACATAGAAGCGCATCCCTCGGATTCAATCATGTGGAAAGCCATTCTTAATGCTAGACAGTTTATTCATAAAGGAATTTGCAGAAAGATAGGCAATGGGAATAGCACTTCCATTTGGTTCCACCCTTGGGTACCAAGTGGAGAACTGCAGCCTCAGCCTTTGAGAGATGCCACAGAAGGGATTACTTTGGTTAATAACTTCATTCAGAATAACGAGTGGAGGGACGATCTGATTCGGCTTTGGTTCCATCAGGAGGATGCCAAACGTATTCTGAACATAACCTTACCGTCCTATCCTGCTAAGGACTCGTGGCTTTGGCTCCCAGAAGCAAATGGTTAG
- the LOC133034260 gene encoding uncharacterized protein LOC133034260, whose translation MKILAWNCRGLGSSTTVRQLTALIRHHKPEMLLIAKARIPLQKFNLICKRLHFEEVVYVPPVGLSGGLGLCWMKGVKCNITSYHKYGILGEISSDPPGVQWNFFGLYGPPHEKDKETFWKEVGDFALTTPSPLLLMGDMNGTLCDAECINYARRSNSARYAFDFRRMVDRAGLIDLGFIGPSFTWVKSSKQPADGKILFPDAVLNHLSASSSDHRPILLDTHGGYKGKRRPFRYENMWVRDPRCYWVVKEAWAKRLHDNPMEALLREEIHWRQKSRIKWIKEGDRCSKFFMTSTIVRRRKNFIQCIKDSDGGQWIRDQKEIAECFLKNFQDLFRQDHNCLTPQLSNLFDRVITHEENMMLNAIPNPDEVTAAINEMGNDKAPGPDGFPVSFYSHQWDTIGNDLYELVIHFFTHYDLPPFINDTSIVLIPKRDNPVHTRDY comes from the exons ATGAAAATTTTAGCCTGGAACTGTCGTGGTCTCGGGAGTTCCACGACAGTTCGACAGCTGACGGCTTTAATCCGTCATCACAAACCCGAGATGTTACTGATAGCTAAGGCAAGAATACCATTACAGAAATTTAACTTGATCTGTAAAAGACTGCATTTTGAGGAAGTCGTATATGTTCCCCCTGTTGGGCTGTCTGGAGGATTGGGGCTCTGCTGGATGAAAGGAGTCAAGTGCAACATCACTTCATATCACAAGTATGGAATCCTGGGAGAGATTTCATCGGACCCCCCAGGTGTGCAGTGGAATTTCTTTGGTCTATATGGTCCTCCCCATGAGAAAGACAAAGAGACTTTCTGGAAGGAAGTTGGAGACTTCGCCCTAACCACCCCATCCCCTCTTCTTCTAATGGGTGATATGAATGGTACCCTCTGTGACGCGGAATGTATTAATTATGCTAGAAGAAGCAACTCTGCGAGATACGCTTTCGATTTCCGTCGTATGGTGGATCGTGCAGGGTTAATTGACTTGGGATTCATAGGGCCGTCTTTCACATGGGTGAAGAGTAGCAAACAACCCGCAGATGGAAA AATTTTGTTTCCTGATGCTGTACTGAATCATCTATCGGCTTCCTCCTCTGATCATCGGCCAATCCTTCTTGATACACATGGAGGATACAAAGGAAAGCGTCGCCCTTTTAGATATGAGAACATGTGGGTAAGAGACCCAAGATGTTACTGGGTGGTTAAAGAAGCTTGGGCGAAGAGGCTCCATGACAATCCAATG GAAGCTTTGCTTAGGGAAGAGATTCACTGGAGGCAAAAGTCTAGAATTAAATGGATCAAAGAGGGCGATAGATGCTCAAAATTTTTCATGACTTCCACCATAGTTCGTCGAAGGAAAAATTTCATTCAGTGCATAAAGGATTCGGATGGAGGTCAGTGGATTAGAGACCAAAAGGAAATTGCAGAATGCTTCCTTAAGAACTTTCAAGACCTTTTCAGACAAGATCATAACTGCCTGACTCCCCAACTCAGTAATCTCTTCGATAGGGTCATCACACACGAAGAGAACATGATGCTAAATGCCATTCCCAACCCAGACGAGGTGACTGCAGCAATCAATGAAATGGGGAATGATAAAGCTCCTGGACCGGATGGGTTTCCAGTAAGCTTTTACTCTCATCAATGGGACACAATAGGCAATGATCTCTATGAACTGGTAATTCATTTCTTTACCCACTATGATCTCCCTCCTTTTATAAACGATACCTCGATTGTCCTCATTCCAAAAAGAGACAACCCTGTGCACACCAGAGACTATTAG